A section of the Brachyhypopomus gauderio isolate BG-103 chromosome 13, BGAUD_0.2, whole genome shotgun sequence genome encodes:
- the sh3d21 gene encoding SH3 domain-containing protein 21: MEVLVLIDFEGTMGDELTVHAGDVVTNVASSGEEGWLLGELRGKKGIFPSNFVKEVPNYLTGDSQREPRSMRKPTPVKMSKEQCKKCEVTFAYSPTHEDELELVVGETIEILKEIEDGWWMGKKNGKIGAFPCNFVKEIVSPKDAKLTEGKSRPKLSEAVFIKQGIQTQRVSTRKKTNVKECCQVMFDYTAITEDELNLKKGDTVTIINKVTDDEGWWEGELNGQRGFFPDNFVMVIPTDTLQDKSQPPLRRGSQKQTVKQVSGMEKSKAEAAVKTDTTDGKPQVKDMPGKIKLPGMTKLPPPPVKDKPHKSGPRTGDEQPPPSPKLPENKAKDSGQFEGVDVSSAKLSHPTAYRAKPPQRRPPTNVGTSGQVSTDGHQSEAAAETDAGSHKVPAPAKDTENHLPSATKEEHPVIASAPPHPTPATAENEATSPEEKPSLDQVLAEVKELRMALELFKTRHTIDIQDLKNELSEERNKRMKLQDEVQLLKKQK; encoded by the exons ATGG AGGTGCTGGTGCTCATCGACTTTGAGGGAACGATGGGAGATGAGCTGACGGTGCACGCCGGTGACGTGGTGACCAACGTGGCGTCGTCCGGCGAAGAGGGCTGGCTCCTGGGAGAGCTCCGTGGGAAGAAAGGAATCTTCCCCTCCAACTTTGTCAAG GAGGTGCCCAATTACTTGACTGGAGACAGCCAGAGGGAGCCGCGGAGCATGAGAAAAC CCACTCCAGTGAAGATGTCGAAGGAGCAGTGTAAGAAATGCGAAGTGACATTTGCTTACTCACCAACACATGAAGATGAGCTCGAGTTGGTTGTTGGAGAGACCATAGAGATCCTCAAAGAG ATTGAAGAtggctggtggatgggaaagaAAAATGGCAAAATAGGAGCGTTTCCATGCAATTTTGTAAAAGAAATTGTCTCTCCAAAAG ATGCCAAGCTGACAGAAGGCAAATCCAGACCCAAGCTCTCTGAGGCCGTGTTCATTAAACAG GgaatacaaacacagagagtCAGCACACGCAAAAAAACAAATG TGAAAGAATGCTGTCAGGTCATGTTTGACTACACAGCCATTACTGAAGATGAGCTGAATCTAAAGAAAGGAGACACCGTCACCATCATCAACAAG GTCACTGATGATGAGGGATGGTGGGAGGGAGAGCTGAACGGTCAGAGAGGCTTCTTCCCTGACAACTTTGTCATGGTGATCCCGACGGACACTCTCCAA GACAAAAGCCAGCCACCGCTGAGACGTGGCTCACAGAAGCAAACAG TAAAACAAGTGTCTGGGATGGAGAAGAGCAAAGCTGAGGCTGCTGTGAAGACTGACACCACAG ATGGAAAGCCACAAGTCAAAGACATGCCTGGTAAAATCAAACTGCCTGGCATGACGAAACTCCCACCTCCTCCAGTGAAGGACAAACCCCACAAATCTGGCCCCAG GACCGGTGATGAACAACCTCCTCCCTCACCAAAGCTTCCAGAGAATAAAGCCAAAGACTCAGGACAGTTTGAAGGAGTAGACGTGTCTTCAGCCAAACTTAGCCATCCCACAGCCTACAGGGCCAAGCCACCTCAGAGGAGACCACCAACAAATGTCGGCACAAGCGGTCAA GTTTCCACTGATgggcatcagagtgaagcagcAGCAGAAACAGATGCAGGCTCTCACAAGGTTCCCGCTCCTGCCAAG GACACTGAAAACCATTTACCATCAGCTACAAAGGAAGAGCACCCTGTCATCGCCTCAGCACCCCCACATCCCACTCCAGCCACAGCTGAGAATGAAGCCACGTCCCCGGAGGAGAAACCTTCCCTGGACCAGGTGCTGGCTGAGGTTAAGGAACTGCGCATGGCACTGGAACTGTTCAAAACCCGCCACAC TATAGACATACAAGATCTTAAGAATGAGCTCAGTGAGGAGAGGAACAAACGAATGAAATTGCAG GATGAGGTACAGCTACTGAAAAAACAAAAGTAA
- the eva1ba gene encoding eva-1 homolog Ba — protein MDARKKEMDLLSNSIAAYAHIKANPESFGLYFVIGVCFGLVLTLCLLVIRISCKPRTKTAPATPEKKQLKDFCEEEDDEESDDEEEEEEEEDVVDVEAPAPPAITEMPVGNHHGTPDGSVNVFTSAEELERAQRLEERERIIREIWRNGQPDILGTGTGTIGRVHYY, from the exons ATGGACGCAAGAAAGAAAGAGATGGACCTTCTAAGCAACAGCATTGCTGCTTACGCTCACATCAAAG CCAACCCCGAGAGCTTCGGCCTCTACTTTGTCATCGGAGTGTGTTTCGGCCTGGTGCTCACTCTCTGCCTGTTGGTCATCCGAATTTCCTGCAAGCCTCGGACCAAAACCGCCCCCGCCACCCCAGAGAAAAAACAGCTGAAAGACTTTTgcgaggaggaggacgacgagGAGAGTgacgacgaggaggaggaggaggaagaggaggatgtggTGGATGTGGAGGCCCCAGCTCCACCCGCCATCACGGAGATGCCCGTGGGCAACCATCACGGCACGCCGGACGGTAGCGTGAACGTCTTCACTTCAGCCGAGGAGCTGGAGCGTGCCCAGCGTCTGGAGGAGCGAGAGAGGATCATCAGAGAGATCTGGAGGAACGGTCAGCCAGACATCCTGGGCACAGGTACTGGCACCATCGGAAGGGTCCATTACTATTAG